In a genomic window of Lonchura striata isolate bLonStr1 chromosome 4, bLonStr1.mat, whole genome shotgun sequence:
- the CNOT6L gene encoding CCR4-NOT transcription complex subunit 6-like, with translation MPKEKYDPPDPRRIYTIMSAEEVANGKKSHWAELEISGRVRSLSTSLWSLTHLTALHLNDNNLTRIPPDIAKLHNLVYLDLSSNKLRSLPAELGNMVSLRELLLNNNLLRVLPYELGRLFQLQTLGLKGNPLSQDILSLYQDPDGTRKLLNYMLDNLAVHPEQLPPRPWITLKERDQILPSASFTVMCYNVLCDKYATRQLYGYCPSWALNWEYRKKGIMEEIVNCDADIISLQEVETEQYFTLFLPALKERGYDGFFSPKSRAKIMSEQEKKHVDGCAIFFKTEKFTLVQKHTVEFNQVAMANSEGSEAMLNRVMTKDNIGVAVVLEVDKELFGASMKSLHVDKQLLIVANAHMHWDPEYSDVKLIQTMMFVSELKNILEKASSRPSSPTADPNSIPLVLCADLNSLPDSGVVEYLSNGIVADNHKDFKELRYNECLMNFSGNGKNGASEGRITHGFQLKSAYENNLMPYTNYTFDFKGVIDYIFYSNTHMNVLGVLGPLDPQWLVDNNITGCPHPHIPSDHFSLLTQLELQPPLLPLVNGVHLPSRR, from the exons GGAGAGTGCGGAGCTTAAGCACGTCGCTGTGGTCGCTGACACACCTGACTGCTCTGCACCTCAATGACAACAACCTTACTCGCATTCCACCTGATATTGCCAAGCTTCACAATCTGGTTTACCTGGATCTGTCATCCAACAAACTCAGAAGTTTACCAGCAGAACTAGGAAACATGGTGTCTCTCAG GGAATTGCTTTTAAATAACAATCTGTTACGGGTTTTGCCTTATGAACTTGGACGGCTCTTCCAGCTGCAAACCCTGGGTTTGAAAG GCAATCCTTTATCCCAAGATATTCTCAGCCTCTACCAGGATCCAGACGGAACCCGAAAGCTACTGAACTACATGCTTGACAATCTAGCAG tTCATCCAGAGCAGCTGCCTCCAAGGCCATGGATTACTTTAAAAGAACGAGACCAAATTCTGCCCTCAG CTTCATTTACAGTTATGTGTTACAATGTGTTGTGTGATAAATACGCCACCCGGCAGCTCTATGGCTACTGCCCATCTTGGGCACTCAATTGGGAGTACAGGAAAAAGGGAATCATGGAAGAAATTGTCAACTGTGATGCAGACATCATTAGTCTTCAG GAAGTGGAAACGGAGCAATACTTCACCCTTTTCCTGCCAGCCTTGAAAGAACGGGGATACGATGGATTCTTTTCTCCAAAGTCACGTGCCAAAATCATGTCCGAGCAGGAGAAAAAGCATGTGGATGGCTGCGCGATATTCTTCAAAACGGAAAA GTTCACTCTGGTGCAGAAGCACACGGTGGAGTTCAACCAGGTGGCCATGGCCAACTCGGAGGGCTCGGAAGCCATGTTGAACAGAGTGATGACCAAGGACAACATCGGAGTCGCCGTGGTGTTGGAGGTGGACAAGGAATTATTTGGAGCAA GTATGAAATCGCTTCATGTGGACAAGCAGCTGCTCATCGTGGCCAATGCCCACATGCATTGGGACCCCGAATACTCAGATGTGAAACTCATCCAGACCATGATGTTTGTCTCAGAGCTGAAAAACATCCTGGAGAAAGCCTCGAGCAGGCCCAGTAGCCCGACAGCAGATCCCAACTCTATCCCTCTGGTGCTGTGTGCAGATCTCAACTCACTGCCTGATTCAG GTGTAGTGGAATACCTGAGCAATGGCATAGTAGCTGACAACCACAAGGACTTCAAGGAGCTGCGCTACAACGAGTGTCTCATGAACTTCAGCGGCAACGGCAAGAACGGAGCCTCGGAGGGCAGGATCACGCACGGCTTCCAGCTGAAGAGCGCCTACGAGAACAACCTGATGCCTTACACCAATTACACCTTTGACTTCAAA GGTGTGATCGACTACATTTTCTACTCCAACACCCACATGAACGTGCTGGGAGTGCTGGGCCCTTTGGACCCTCAGTGGCTGGTGGACAACAACATCACGGGGTGCCCGCACCCGCACATCCCCTCGGACCACTTCTCGCTGCTGacgcagctggagctgcagccgccgctgctgccCCTGGTGAACGGCGTGCACCTGCCCTCCCGCAGGTAG
- the LOC116183590 gene encoding C-X-C motif chemokine 2-like gives MRLLPALALALLLLLSSSVPAGGVSLESLLTNMRCKCIRSTAHVINLGLILTIDVTPPGIHCRRKEVILTLKKNKRVCVTPEAPWIQLLIHKLMQRDGTKKALPRPRREAPCCWPPWRPPTPSLSLARSQESTVLNSSWDSSDTTPLP, from the exons aTGCGGCTGCTGCCGGCCCTggcgctggccctgctgctgctcctgagcagctCGGTGCCGGCGGGCG gtgTGTCGCTGGAGAGCCTGCTGACCAACATGAGGTGCAAGTGCATCAGATCCACCGCCCACGTCATCAACCTGGGGCTGATCCTCACCATCGACGTGACCCCGCCGGGCATTcactgcaggaggaaggaggtCAT CCTCACCCTAAAGAAGAACAAGCGTGTGTGCGTGACCCCCGAGGCACCCTGGATCCAGCTGCTCATCCACAAGCTGATGCAGAG GGACGGCACCAAAAAAGCGTTGCCGCGACCACGGCGGGAAGCACCGTGCTGCTGGCCCCCTTGGAGaccccccaccccatccctcTCACTGGCCAGATCCCAGGAATCCACCGTTCTGAATTCCTCGtgggacagcagtgacacaaCCCCCCTGCCCTGA
- the LOC110471205 gene encoding alveolar macrophage chemotactic factor-like, translating to MAVRAALLLALLLLSQRPGDAAILEANGNLSCRCLKSTRAFIPPERYSSIEVWPVGSSCRRPEVVIKLKSLKRVCVDPDTPWMKKLLQDLPHLRKKKAPR from the exons aTGGCTGTGcgggcagccctgctgctggcgctgctgctgctgtcccagcgcCCCGGGGACGCAG CAATCCTGGAAGCCAACGGCAACCTGAGCTGCCGCTGCCTCAAGAGCACCCGAGCCTTCATCCCGCCGGAGAGGTACAGCAGCATCGAGGTGTGGCCCGTGGGGAGCAGCTGCCGGCGCCCCGAGGTGGT GATTAAGCTAAAGAGCCTGAAGAGGGTCTGCGTGGATCCTGACACCCCTTGGATGAAGAAACTCTTGCAGGACCTCCCTCACCT gaggaagaaaaaggctCCCCGCTGA